The following nucleotide sequence is from Salinigranum halophilum.
GCGTACTCCTCTATCGGCCACGCGGGCTACGCGCTCATCGGCCTCGCCGCCGTCTCCAGTGGCGGCCCGAACGGTGACGTCATCGGCGCGTCGATGGCGCACCTCCTGGTCTACGGCTTCATGAACACCGGCGCGTTCATCTTCATCGCCATGACCGAGTACTGGGGCCTGGGTCGGAAATTCGAGGACCTCAACGGTCTCTCGACGCAGGCCCCGATGGCCTGTATCGCCATGACCGTCTTCATGTTCTCGCTGGCCGGTCTGCCGCCGTTCGGCGGGTTCCTCTCGAAGTACGCCCTCTTCTACTCGGCCATCGAGGGCGGCTTCTGGTGGCTCGCGGCCGTCGGCGCGATCAACAGCGCGCTGTCGCTGTTCTACTACTCGCGCGTCGTGAAGGCGATGTGGATCGAAGACCCCATGGGCGACTTCGAGATCGAGTCGCGTCCCATCGGGCTGTACGTCGCCGTCATGGCCGCCGCGCTCGGAACAGTCCTGCTGCTGCCGGCCTTCGCGCCCGTCGTCGAGACGGCGCAGGCATCGGCTGCCGCGCTGTTCTGAGGCTGTCGCGTTCACTCCGTTTCTCGTTCGATGTAGAGACGCGCCAGGCGTCGCACTAGCTCTCGACAGCACGATGCGGCAGGGTTTTTGGCGAGTACTGGCAACCTCCGCTAATGTCGCGGCCAAGCCGTCTGGTGCTCGGATGGAGCCCGGTCGCCCGCGAGGTCGTCCGGTCCGCCCGGACGCGTCCGGGGACGCTCCACGTCGTCTCGGAGGCCCGGAGTCGCGTGGACTCGCTGCGCGACGACGGTGTCGACGCGAGGGTGGGCGACCCGACCGACCCGGAGACGTACCCCGACGACGTGACGACGGTCGTCGTCGCGGGCACGGACGGCGAACGCAACCGTGTCGCCGCCGAGGTCGCACGTGAGCAGTTCTCGGACGCGCTCGTCGTCGCGTACGCGGGTGACGACCCACACGAGGAGACCGTCGCCGCGCTCGACGCCGTCGCCGACCGCGTCGTCGACCCGCACGGGTCAGTGGCGAGGGCGTTCCTCGACACCGCGACGGGGGAGACGGTGACGCGCGTCACCCGACTCCTGCGCGTCCTCCGGACCATCGACGGGACGCTGGCCGTCGTGATGCACGACAATCCCGACCCGGACGCTATCGCGTCGGCGCTCGCACTCGTGCGCATCGCGGACCTGGTCGGTATCGACGCCGTCCCCTGTTACTTCGGCGAGGTCTCTCACCAGGAGAACCGGGCGCTCATCAACCTGCTCGACCTCTCGCTCCGGAACCTCGAACCGGGCGCGACGATGGACGAGTACGACGGCATCGCCCTCGTCGACCACTCGCGCCCCGGCGTCAACGACGGGCTCGCACCCGACACGCGCGTCGACATCGCCATCGACCACCACCCCCCGCGCGCGCCGGTCGAAGCGCGCTGTCTCGACCTGCGGAGCGGGGTCGGCGCGACGAGCACGCTCCTGACGGAGTATCTGCGTCGGCTCCGCATCGAACCCGACACGACGCTCGCGACCGCCCTGTTGTTCGGAATCCGCATCGACACGAAGGACTTCTCGCGGGAGGTGTCGAACGCGGACTTCGAGGCGGCGTCGTTCCTCAGTCCGTACGTCGACCACTCGGCGCTCGACCGCATCGAGGCCCCGAGCATGGGACCGGAGGTCCTCGACACGCTCGCGCGGGCCATCCGTAACCGCGAGGTGCGTGGCGACGCGCTGGCGACGAACGTCGGTGAAATCGCCGACCGCGACGCGCTCGCGCAGGCGGCCGACCGTCTCCTCGACATGGAAGGCGTTCGCCTCACGCTCGTCTACGGCTACCGCGACGACACCCTCTACGCCTCCGGCCGCGCCCGCGGGACCGCCGTCGACCTCGGCGAGACGCTGCGCGACGCGTTCGGCTCCATCGGGAGCGCCGGCGGCCACGCCGACATGGCCGGCGCGCAGGTCGACCTCGGCGTCTGGGACGCGGCGTACGTCGAGGGCGACGATGAGTTCGAAGAACTCGTCACGGAGGTCATGAACGCCCGCTTCTTCGAGACGCTCGAGACCGCGCCGGCGTCGCTGTCGAGCGTCCACAGCGAACTCGGGTTCGAGTACCCCTTCGAGCGGTGAGCGTTCGCCCCCGGCGTGGGGTAGGGTTTTCTTCCCCCTCGGCGTACGACGCTCCATGCCCGGGAAGGCGACCGTCCAGGAGTACATGACCCGTGACGTCGCGACGGTCTCACCGACGGACACCGTCGCCGCCGTCGCGCGGCGTATCGTCGAGAGCGACGGCCACAACGGCTTCCCCGTCTGTGAGGCGCGCAAGGTCGAGGGGTTCATCACCGCGAGCGACCTGCTTCTCGCCGCCGACGACGCCCTCATCTTCACCGTGATGACGGAGGACCTCATCGTCGCCCATCCGGATATGGACATCAACGACGCCGCGCGCGTCATCCTCCGGTCGGGCATCCGCAAACTGCCCGTCGTCGACGACGCCGGCAACCTCGTCGGTATCATCTCCAACACGGACGTCATCCGCTCACAGATCGAGCGCGCGACGCCCGAGAAGGTGGGGAAGCTGATGCGCACCCTCGAACAGATACACGGTATCAAGGTCCACGAGGAGCGAAACGTCGTCCCGCTCGACGGCCTCATCCCGACGCAAGCGCGTGTCTACGCCGACGAACTCGAGGGCAGACAGTACGAACTCGAGCGGGGGCTCGCCGAACCGCTCGTCGTCATCGACAACGCGGGGACAAACCTGCTCGCGGACGGCCATCACCGGGTCATGGCGGCCGACAGGCTGGGCATCGAGGAGATGGACGCCTACGTCATCGTCGTCGACGACCCCGTCGAGTTGGGGATGGAGCGAACCGCGCGGAAGGAGGGGCTCGAGTCGATTCGCGACATCGAGGTCGTCGACTACGCCCGTCACCCGCTCGTGGAGACGACGCGTCGACTCCAGTGACTGCGCTTTACCGCTCCGCGACGTCGTACGTCTCCCGCCACTCGGCGGCAACTCGCTCGGCCTCGTCGCGGGTCTCGGCGCGCTCGTCGAGGTACAACGACCCCTCCGGAGCCTGCGTGAGTCGGTCGAGGCGGACAATCCACCCGTCGTGGCGCGTTCGGAGGCGGATGGTCGCCCAGCCGTCGTCGCGCACCCACTCGGTGTGTACGTTCCGTTCGTCGTTCGTCTCGGTCCAGGTCACGTGGGCTCGGTCGCACCCGACGGGCCTGTAGCTTACTCTCTGCGTCTCCAGCTCACGACGACCGCCCCACGAAGTCCAGTCGTTCGTCCAGTCGCCCCAGGAGCGCCAGCCCGTAGTACCGGAAGTAGGTCACGACGGGCACCTGCACGACGACGCTCAAGACGGCGACGAGCAGCGTGAACCCGACGGCGAGGACGCCGAGGACGACCAGGCCGATCCCCTGGACCCCGACGGTAGCGACGACGCCGCCGCCGACGAGTGCGAAGGGAATCGCGACGACGAGCGCACCGAGACCGACGGCGAGGCCGACGACGACGGCGGCGGCCGCACCGAGGACCAGTCGGACGACGAGGTAGAGCGCGACCTCACGCCACGCCGCCCGACAGAGCGGGGCGAACCGACGCCACGCCGACAGGAGTGTCCGTCCCTCGCCGACCATCGTCGGGACGACGAAGTCCGTCGTGAGTCGGAGGACGAGCGCCCCGACGAGCCAGACGACGCCGACACCAGCGAGCAGAAGCGGGAGGAGCACGACACGCCAGCCGGCCCCGGCGACGGGAGCCGGGCTGATGAAGAAGGCGACCGGGATGGCGGCGCTGGCGAGCAGTCCGAGGAGGACGAGCGTCCGGAAGGCGAACAGGCGGAGTCCGGGGACGAGGAACTGACGGAACGGCCGTCGGAGGTCGACCTGCCGCGTCCGCAACGACTCGACGAGGACGAACTCCATGACCGCCCCGGCGACCACGTAGCCGAGCGCGAGGACGACGGTGATGGCGACGATGACGACGATGAGCGCACCCACGCGCTCGGGCGCGAGCGTCGGCACCGGGGGCAACTCGAGGCTGTGCAGGGCGGTCTCCGGCGGCGACGGCGAGGAGACGGCTCCCTGTGCCGCCTGCCCTGCACCGCCACCACCGCCGACACCACCGACGAAGAACGTCACGACGACGAGTCGGAGCCACGTCCGCCACGAGAGGGGGAGAAGCAGCGACTCCGTCGCGGCCCGAGCGTCGTCGAGCGAGTCGACCGCGTTCCACGACATTCACTCGCCGTGACGCTCGCGGGCTACAAAAGTCGCAGGGAACAGCTACTTGCGCTCGTGGGTGAAACAGCGTCGCGTGACTGTACACGAGCGACGAACCAGGGCCTGTCAGGAGCGCCTTCGGGAGCGGGGAGCGGCCCTCGCCGTGCTCGCGCCCGGCGCGAACCTCCGGTACCTGACCGGCGTGGCGGAGACCCCCTCCGAACGGCTGTTCTGCTGTCTCCTCCCCCCGACCGGCGACCCCGCCTTCGTCGTCCCCGAACTCTCGAGCGAACAGGTTCGCGAGGCGACCTGGGTCTCGACCGTACGAAGCTGGCGCGACGGCGACGACCCGGTGGACACGCTCGACGCCGCGGTCGACGAGTGTGTCGCCGACGCGGGGCGGGTGCTCCTCGACGGGACGATGTGGGCGCGACACACCCTCGACGTCCAGTCCGTCCTCGGCGGCCGGACGTTCGGCCTGGCCGAGGAGGTACTCGGCCCGCTCCGGGCCCGAAAAGACGAGACGGAACTCGACGCGCTGCGCCGCGCCGGTGCCGTCGCCGACGAGGTGATGGCGAGCCTCTTCGCCGATGCCGGCTCCCTCGTCGGCGAGTCGGAGGCCGCACTCGCGCGCGAGGTGGAGCGCCGACTCGTCGACGCCGGCGGCGAGGGCGTCTCCTTCGAGCCCATCGTCGCCGCCGGACCGAACGGCGCGAAGCCACATCACCACCACGGGACACGGACCGTCGAACCGGGCGACCCCGTCGTCTTCGACTTCGGGACGCGCGTCGATGGCTACCCGAGCGACACCACCCGGACGGTCGTCCTCGATGGCACACCGTCGAGCGAGTTCGAGGCGGTCCACGAGGTGGTTCGAGCGGCACAGGCCGCGGCCGTCGAGGCCGTCGACCCCGGCGTCGAAGCCCGTGCGGTCGACCGGGCCGCCCGCGACGTCATCGAGGCCGCGGGGTACGGCGAGCAGTTCGTCCACCGGACCGGCCACGGCGTCGGGCTCGACGTCCACGAGGAGCCGTACGTCAGCGCGGACTCGACGGCGACGCTCGAGCCGGGGATGGTGTTCAGCGTCGAACCCGGCGTGTATCTGCCCGACGAGTTCGGCGTCCGCATCGAGGACCTCGTCGTCGTCACCGACGACGGCTGTGAGCGACTGAACGACTCGTCGCGCGACTGGCGAGTCGGCGGCTAGCCGTCACGCTCACGAGCGCTCACGAGCGCTCACGGGCGTTCGCGAGCGGGAGGCGGAGGGTGACGACGCTTCCGGTCGGGTCGTTCTCGCCGAACGAGACTGTCCCTCGCGACTCCGAGACGATCCAGTTGACGAGCCAGAGCCCGATGCCGCTCCCGTGTTCGAGCGGCGTCTCCCGCCCGTCGACCAGCACGTTCCGTTCTTGCGGCGGGATGCCGGGGCCGTAGTCCGCGACGGCGACCTCGACCGCCGAGTCGCCGACACGACGGACCGCCACCTCGACCGTCGGCGAGAGCGACGTCGTGTGGATGACGGCGTTCTCGAGGAGGTTGTCGAGCGCCACGCCGAGCAGGTCACTCGACTGCACCACGACCGGCTCGTCGGGGACGTCGAGTGCGAACTCGGCGAACGGTCGCTCCCGGCGCGCCTCGGTGACGCGCTCCGTGACGAGGTCGCCGACGTCGACCGCAGTGACGAGGCGGTCGGTCCGCCCGAGCGTCTGTTCGGCCTCGCGGACCTTCGTGGCGAGGTCGACGAGGCGGGTCGCCTTCGACCGGATGACCGCCGAGGAGTCCGCCGTGGCCGAGGGGTCCGTCGCGATGAGTTCGGCGTGGCCCTGGATGACGTTCAGGTCGTTCCGGAGGTCGTGTCGGAGGATGCGGTTGAGCACCGCGAGCCGTTGCTGGTGGCGGTACGTCCGGGTGACGTCGCGTATCGTGACGAGCCGACCGCTGACGAGGCCGCGGAGGTGCTCGAACGACGACTCCCGGAGTTCGTACCGACGGCGCTCGCCGTCCCGGGTGAGTTCGACCTCGGTCGGGAGGTTCGCGAGGTGGTCGTCGAACGAGTCGAGGGTCGCGAGGAGGTCCTCGGCGACCCGGTTCGTGTCCAGCACGCGGCCGTCCTCCGAGAGGACGACGACGCCGTCGTCCATCGTCTCGATGACCGCGTCGCGGGCGACCTCGCGGGCGACGGGGAGGCTGTCGAACAGGCCCCACTCGGCGAGCGACACGGTGAGGACGACCCCGGTGACGACGAAGCCGAACGGCGTCGGGTCGAGGGGGAGGTCGACCGTCCCCGAGAGGAAGAGGGCGTTCGCCATCCAGGGGACGGCGACGGCCGCGAGGACGGCGAGAGCGTGCCGCGAGCGGTCGCTCGAAACGACGTACATCAGCACGAACAGGACCGTCCCGGCCCCGAGCAGCAGATACGAGTACGCGGCGTGTACCCAGAACCACGGGCCGCGGCCCGTCGTCAGCACGTCCCCATCGGCGGGTGCGAGAAGGAGCGGGTGTCCGGCGACGGCGAGGGCGGCCGTCACCGTCGGGACCACGAGGAGCGCGACAGCCAGCCGCGGCGTCACGCGCGGCCCGCGTCCCGTGTACTCGACGGCGAAGACGAGCCACGCGACCGGGACGTACGCGACGGCGACGAGCGAGACGTGCGAGAAGCGACGTCGAACGACCGCGTCGGCCGCGAACAGTTCGCCGCCGTAGCTGACACACCACGCGGCGACGAGCAGCATCAACACCGCGAGTGGGGTTCCTGCGACGACGGCTCGCTCTCGGACGGCCGCGACGGCGACGCCGACCGCGAGCGCGACGGCGGCCAGGAGCGACGCTGCTACCATCGGCCATCCACCGACGACGGACGCCCCGAACGCTGGCCCCACGGTTAGTGAGAGCGCGTCTGTCCGGTAGTTGAACGTATCGCACGGGGTATCAGTCCTGAGAGTCGTCCATCGACTGCCGGGGAGCGGTCTCCGCCCAAACACTCTCTATCTCTGGGTGTCTGGGTGGTGTCATGCCACGGCTCTCTTCCGCGGACCGTGACCGACTCCGTGCCGCGTTCGACCGACAACTCGACGTCGGCCTCCACGACGGAGCCCAGTTGGCCGTCTACGTCGACGGGGAACTCGCCGTCGACTTCGCCGGCGGGACCGACGGTCGCGGCGGCGAGACCACTGCGGACACGCGCCACCTCGTCTTCTCGTGCACGAAACCGTACGCGGGCGTGGGCCTCCACCAGCTCGTCGAGGCGGGCGAACTCGCTTACGACGACCCCGTCGTCGACCACTGGCCCGACTTCGCCGACGAGGGGAGCGAGAAGGCCGAAATCACCGTCCGACAGGTGCTGAGTCACACTGCGGGCATCCCCGCGAGTGACCTCGACACCCAGCCCGAACTGTGGGGTGACTGGGACGCCGTGGTGGAGGCGATGGAGGCCGTCGAGCCGCAGTTCCCTCCGGGTGAGCAACCGGCGTACCACACGTTCAACTACGGCTGGCTGGTGGGCGAACTCATCAGGCGAGTGAGCGGCCAACCCGTCGAGGAGTACGTCGCAGAACACGTGTTCGACCCGCTGGGGATGGACCGGACGTCCATCGGTCTGCGTGCCGACGAGGAGGACGACGTCGCTGCCCTCTCGGGCTTCGAGGTGTTCGACCGGTGTCGCGACCCCGGTGAGGGGCTCGGTATCCCGGCGTCGGAGTCGGCGGCCGCGTTCAACGACGAGGCGGTCCACCGCGCCGTGATGCCGGCCGCGAACGGTATCGGGACCGCCCGCGACATGGCGCGCTTTTACGCCTGTGTCGCGAACGGGGGCGAACTGGACGGGACGCGACTCCTCTCCGAGGAGACGGTCGAAGAGGCGACCCGGACACACGCCGAGACCGACAGCGACGGGACCCTGTCGCGGCCGGCGCGGTACGCGCTCGGCTTCTGGACCGGCGGCCTCGCGAACGACATGTTCGGGTCGGTCAGCCACGAGCGGATGGTCGGTCACGCCGGCCTCGGGAGCATCTTCGGGTGGGCGGACCTCGACGCGAACGTGGGGTTCGCCTACGTCACGAACGGTATCCGCGAGGAGTCGTGGGAGCACGCGGCGCGCGTGGCGGAGCTGTCAGACGCGGTGCGGCTGTTGCTCCGGCGCTGAGCCCGACCTACGCCTCGTCCGCGTCTTCGTCCTCGGCGTCGGCGTCGCTGCCGTCGTTCGCGTTCGCGTCCGCAGTCGCTGCGCCGACGAGCGAATCGACGTCGGTGTGTTCGAACAGGAGGGTGCGCATCTGTTCGACCGTCTCCGTGTCGCGGGTCCGTCCGCTGTGGACGACGTCTTCACACCGTTCGACGACCGAGAGGGTGTCGCCGCTGACCATGAGGACGGGGACGCCCTTCTGTTCGGCCTTGCCGATGACCGCACCCGGCGGGCGGTGCGCCCCGGTGAGGAGCAGACACTTCACGCCCGGTGCCTCCAGCGCGGCCGTGTGTATTTCCGCGCGGTCACCGCCGGTGATGACCGCGGCGTCCTTCGTCCGCCGGAAGTACCGCAGCGCCTCGTCGCCGCCCATCGCCCCGACGAGGAAGCGCTCGACGAACGCGCCGGTCGGCGCGTCGTTGACGATCTCGGCCCCGAGTTCGGAGGCGAGGTCGGCGACGGTGACGCCGGCCAGTTCCTGCACGCGCGGGACGAGGCCGACGACCGGGACGCCGCGCGATTCGAGGAACGGGACGACGTCGTTCTCGAGTTCGTCGTACGCGGAGTCGGAGACGCGGTTGAACAGGACGCCAGCCAGCCGGTCACCGATGTCGGACGTGGCCGCGAGGACGTCGTCGAGATCGCCCGGGTCCGCGTAGTCGGCGACGAGAAGCACTCGTGCGTCGAGGAGGTCGGCGACCTGCGGGTCGGTGAGGTCGACGATGCCCCCGGTGGTGTGGTGGCCGCCACCCTCGACGAGCATAAGGTCTCGCCCCTCGGCGAGCGCGTCGAACTGTTCGCGGACGTTGTCGGCGAGCGCGCCGGGCTCTTCGTGGCCGCGGATAGCGCCCTGGACGAACGTCGGCGAGTAGACGATGGGCTCCATCTGGTGCATCTCCGAGTCGAGGTCGAGCAGGTCGCGCGCGAGCATCGGGTCGCGGTCGAGCGTCTTGCCGACGTTCGACTGCAGGCGCGTCCCTTTCGGCTTCATGTAGCCGACGTCGCGGCCACGCTCTTTCGCCAGGAGGCCGAGCGCGAGGGTGATGGCCGTCTTGCCTGTGCTCTCTCCGGTCGAGGTGACGAGTAGTGTCTGGGTCTGGGGTTCAGTCATTGGTCTGGCTCCGTGAGGGGCTTGTCGGTCTCCGATTCGGTCGGTTCGGCGGGCCGCTCCAGTTCGTCGAGGTCGACGGTGAGCCGAACGTCCACGGCCTGTGCGCCGTCGGGCATCGCCACGAGCGGGTTGATGTCGAGTTCGAGGATGGCGGGGAAGTCGGTCACGAGTTGTGAGAGGCGCTGTATCGTCTCGGCGACGGTGTCGACGTCGACGGGGTCGCGCCCGCGTGCACCCCTGAGGAGCGGTGCCGCGTCGATTTCGCCGGTCATCTCGGCCGCTTCGGTCTCGGTGACGGGTGCGACGCGGAACGTCGTGTCCTCCAGTACCTCGACGAAGATGCCGCCGAGGCCGAACATCATGAGCGGGCCGAACTGCGGGTCGCGGTTCATGCCCACGATGGTCTCCACGCCGGAATCGAGGTCGACCATCTCCTGGACCTGGACGCCGAGTATCTCGGCGTCGGGCTGGTAGTTCCGCGCCCGCGTGATGAGGTCCTCGTAGGCGTCGTACACCTCCTCGTTCGGGACGCCGACGCGGACGCCGCCGATGTCGGACTTGTGGAGGATGTCGGGTGAGACGATCTTCATCACGACGTCGCCCTCGATGGGCTGTGCGAGGTCGAGCGCCTCGGTCGGGTCCGTCGCGATGCCGCCCTCCGGTGTCGGAATCCCGTAGGCGTCGAGGAGGTCCATCGCCTCGACACCCAGCCTGGGCTCGTCGCGCTCGGCGGCGCGGCCGAGAATCTCGCGGGCGGCCTCGCGGTCGACGTCGAACGTCGTCGGGGTGTCGTACTCCCGCGTGGAGAGCTCCTTGAACCGGACGAGCGCGTCGAGACCCTCGATGGCGCGGGCGGGGTCGAAGTAGTTCGGGATGCCGGCCTCGCCCAGGACGCCGGCGGCCTCGTCGACCCGCGCACCGCCCATGAAGCAGGCGGCGACGGGCTTGTCGTGTTCTTTCTGGAGTGTCACCGTGTCGCGGGCGAGCTGCTCGTAGTCGAGGACGGCGGTGGGACACGAGAGGACGAGCGCGCAGCCGACGTTCTCGTCGGCGAGGGCGACGTCGAGCGCCTCCGCGAACCGCTCGTTGTCCGCGTCGCCGACGATGTCGACGGGGTTGTAGATGTTCCCCTCCTCGGGGAGGCTCTTCGAGAAGGCGTCGAGCGTCTCCTCGGAGAAGGACGCCATCCCGAGTCGGGAGTCGCCGACGGCGTCGGTCGACATGACGCCGGGGCCGCCGGCGTTCGTGATGATGGCCACGTTGTCGTTATCGGGGAGTGGCTGTGACTCGAGGACGCGCGCGGCGTCGAACAGTTCCTGGACCGAGTCGGCGCGGATGACGCCCGCCTGGTCGAGGCCGGTCTCGTACGCCTGCTCGCTGCCGGCGAGCGTCCCGGTGTGTGAGGAGGCGGCCTGTGCGCCCGCGTCGGTCCGCCCGGACTTGACGAGGACGACCGGCGTGTCCTTCGTCACCTC
It contains:
- a CDS encoding DHH family phosphoesterase — its product is MSRPSRLVLGWSPVAREVVRSARTRPGTLHVVSEARSRVDSLRDDGVDARVGDPTDPETYPDDVTTVVVAGTDGERNRVAAEVAREQFSDALVVAYAGDDPHEETVAALDAVADRVVDPHGSVARAFLDTATGETVTRVTRLLRVLRTIDGTLAVVMHDNPDPDAIASALALVRIADLVGIDAVPCYFGEVSHQENRALINLLDLSLRNLEPGATMDEYDGIALVDHSRPGVNDGLAPDTRVDIAIDHHPPRAPVEARCLDLRSGVGATSTLLTEYLRRLRIEPDTTLATALLFGIRIDTKDFSREVSNADFEAASFLSPYVDHSALDRIEAPSMGPEVLDTLARAIRNREVRGDALATNVGEIADRDALAQAADRLLDMEGVRLTLVYGYRDDTLYASGRARGTAVDLGETLRDAFGSIGSAGGHADMAGAQVDLGVWDAAYVEGDDEFEELVTEVMNARFFETLETAPASLSSVHSELGFEYPFER
- a CDS encoding CBS pair associated ParBc domain-containing protein, which gives rise to MPGKATVQEYMTRDVATVSPTDTVAAVARRIVESDGHNGFPVCEARKVEGFITASDLLLAADDALIFTVMTEDLIVAHPDMDINDAARVILRSGIRKLPVVDDAGNLVGIISNTDVIRSQIERATPEKVGKLMRTLEQIHGIKVHEERNVVPLDGLIPTQARVYADELEGRQYELERGLAEPLVVIDNAGTNLLADGHHRVMAADRLGIEEMDAYVIVVDDPVELGMERTARKEGLESIRDIEVVDYARHPLVETTRRLQ
- a CDS encoding DUF7543 family protein, whose translation is MTWTETNDERNVHTEWVRDDGWATIRLRTRHDGWIVRLDRLTQAPEGSLYLDERAETRDEAERVAAEWRETYDVAER
- a CDS encoding DUF7544 domain-containing protein; this translates as MSWNAVDSLDDARAATESLLLPLSWRTWLRLVVVTFFVGGVGGGGGAGQAAQGAVSSPSPPETALHSLELPPVPTLAPERVGALIVVIVAITVVLALGYVVAGAVMEFVLVESLRTRQVDLRRPFRQFLVPGLRLFAFRTLVLLGLLASAAIPVAFFISPAPVAGAGWRVVLLPLLLAGVGVVWLVGALVLRLTTDFVVPTMVGEGRTLLSAWRRFAPLCRAAWREVALYLVVRLVLGAAAAVVVGLAVGLGALVVAIPFALVGGGVVATVGVQGIGLVVLGVLAVGFTLLVAVLSVVVQVPVVTYFRYYGLALLGRLDERLDFVGRSS
- a CDS encoding M24 family metallopeptidase codes for the protein MTVHERRTRACQERLRERGAALAVLAPGANLRYLTGVAETPSERLFCCLLPPTGDPAFVVPELSSEQVREATWVSTVRSWRDGDDPVDTLDAAVDECVADAGRVLLDGTMWARHTLDVQSVLGGRTFGLAEEVLGPLRARKDETELDALRRAGAVADEVMASLFADAGSLVGESEAALAREVERRLVDAGGEGVSFEPIVAAGPNGAKPHHHHGTRTVEPGDPVVFDFGTRVDGYPSDTTRTVVLDGTPSSEFEAVHEVVRAAQAAAVEAVDPGVEARAVDRAARDVIEAAGYGEQFVHRTGHGVGLDVHEEPYVSADSTATLEPGMVFSVEPGVYLPDEFGVRIEDLVVVTDDGCERLNDSSRDWRVGG
- a CDS encoding sensor histidine kinase, whose product is MVAASLLAAVALAVGVAVAAVRERAVVAGTPLAVLMLLVAAWCVSYGGELFAADAVVRRRFSHVSLVAVAYVPVAWLVFAVEYTGRGPRVTPRLAVALLVVPTVTAALAVAGHPLLLAPADGDVLTTGRGPWFWVHAAYSYLLLGAGTVLFVLMYVVSSDRSRHALAVLAAVAVPWMANALFLSGTVDLPLDPTPFGFVVTGVVLTVSLAEWGLFDSLPVAREVARDAVIETMDDGVVVLSEDGRVLDTNRVAEDLLATLDSFDDHLANLPTEVELTRDGERRRYELRESSFEHLRGLVSGRLVTIRDVTRTYRHQQRLAVLNRILRHDLRNDLNVIQGHAELIATDPSATADSSAVIRSKATRLVDLATKVREAEQTLGRTDRLVTAVDVGDLVTERVTEARRERPFAEFALDVPDEPVVVQSSDLLGVALDNLLENAVIHTTSLSPTVEVAVRRVGDSAVEVAVADYGPGIPPQERNVLVDGRETPLEHGSGIGLWLVNWIVSESRGTVSFGENDPTGSVVTLRLPLANARERS
- a CDS encoding serine hydrolase domain-containing protein; amino-acid sequence: MPRLSSADRDRLRAAFDRQLDVGLHDGAQLAVYVDGELAVDFAGGTDGRGGETTADTRHLVFSCTKPYAGVGLHQLVEAGELAYDDPVVDHWPDFADEGSEKAEITVRQVLSHTAGIPASDLDTQPELWGDWDAVVEAMEAVEPQFPPGEQPAYHTFNYGWLVGELIRRVSGQPVEEYVAEHVFDPLGMDRTSIGLRADEEDDVAALSGFEVFDRCRDPGEGLGIPASESAAAFNDEAVHRAVMPAANGIGTARDMARFYACVANGGELDGTRLLSEETVEEATRTHAETDSDGTLSRPARYALGFWTGGLANDMFGSVSHERMVGHAGLGSIFGWADLDANVGFAYVTNGIREESWEHAARVAELSDAVRLLLRR
- a CDS encoding phosphotransacetylase family protein; translated protein: MTEPQTQTLLVTSTGESTGKTAITLALGLLAKERGRDVGYMKPKGTRLQSNVGKTLDRDPMLARDLLDLDSEMHQMEPIVYSPTFVQGAIRGHEEPGALADNVREQFDALAEGRDLMLVEGGGHHTTGGIVDLTDPQVADLLDARVLLVADYADPGDLDDVLAATSDIGDRLAGVLFNRVSDSAYDELENDVVPFLESRGVPVVGLVPRVQELAGVTVADLASELGAEIVNDAPTGAFVERFLVGAMGGDEALRYFRRTKDAAVITGGDRAEIHTAALEAPGVKCLLLTGAHRPPGAVIGKAEQKGVPVLMVSGDTLSVVERCEDVVHSGRTRDTETVEQMRTLLFEHTDVDSLVGAATADANANDGSDADAEDEDADEA
- a CDS encoding acetate--CoA ligase family protein, translated to MGELAALFAPERVAVVGATDREGSVGRAITENLLADFEGTVVPVNPKREEVLGRPCVSSLAEADADLAVVVVPPSVAVEVVREAGENGIDNVVVITAGFGETGSDGAAREEELRAVAEEYELNLVGPNSLGVLSTRRGMNATFGPDNALAGNMSFMSQSGAFITAVLDWANDQGIGFKDVVSLGNKAVLDEADFVNEWGDDPETDVIIGYLEGIEEGRQFIDTAREVTKDTPVVLVKSGRTDAGAQAASSHTGTLAGSEQAYETGLDQAGVIRADSVQELFDAARVLESQPLPDNDNVAIITNAGGPGVMSTDAVGDSRLGMASFSEETLDAFSKSLPEEGNIYNPVDIVGDADNERFAEALDVALADENVGCALVLSCPTAVLDYEQLARDTVTLQKEHDKPVAACFMGGARVDEAAGVLGEAGIPNYFDPARAIEGLDALVRFKELSTREYDTPTTFDVDREAAREILGRAAERDEPRLGVEAMDLLDAYGIPTPEGGIATDPTEALDLAQPIEGDVVMKIVSPDILHKSDIGGVRVGVPNEEVYDAYEDLITRARNYQPDAEILGVQVQEMVDLDSGVETIVGMNRDPQFGPLMMFGLGGIFVEVLEDTTFRVAPVTETEAAEMTGEIDAAPLLRGARGRDPVDVDTVAETIQRLSQLVTDFPAILELDINPLVAMPDGAQAVDVRLTVDLDELERPAEPTESETDKPLTEPDQ